ATGTGTATTGGTAATCACATACCCTTGGTCTACAGAACCCGTAATTGTTGAAGTGTACCCTTCCAGTGGTGTTTCAATCACCGTGTATTGGTAGCGTTGGTGATCGCCACCGGGTCTATAAAGGTAAAGGTCATCAAAGGATGCAGTCCAGTTGTTTTCTTGTGAAAGCATCACGGTTTGGTCGCTTACCTTGCCATCGATTAAAAGGGTGATTTCCACTGCAGTACGTAAGTTATCACGGTTAGCGTCATCATCCCACACTTTCGTAATAGATACCTGTGTTTTTTCTGGAATGTGCGTGTTTGTTATGACATAACCTGCTTCTTGAGATCCTGTAATACCTGCACTGTAACCTTCAATTTGTGTTTCTTCTACGGTATAAGAAATTAGTTCTTGATTACCTCCGGGTTTGTAAAGGTAAAGATCATCAAAGGTTACGGTCCAATTGTTTTCATCTGACACGATAAGTGTTTGATGGGTCGCTTCACCATCTGCATATAAAGTTACTTCAACTGCATGGCGAAGGGCATCTCTGTTGTCTTCATCAACCCACACTTTTGATACCGGTACGGATGTTTTGAGTGGGGTATGGGTATTGGTGATGACATAGCCTGTTTCTTGTGACCCTGTGATTTCACTGGTATAGCCTTCTACCTCCGTTTCGTTTACCGTGTAGAGGATTTGTTCGTGATTGCCACCAGGTCTATAAAGATAAAGGTTATCGAAGGATGCCATCCAATTGGTTTCTTGGGATAGGATGCGTGTTTCGCCCGTCGCTTCACCATCTGCATACAACGTCACTTCAACTCCATGTCGAAGGGCATCATAGTCATCATCGTCAACCCAGGTTTTGGAAACGGTGACGGATGTTTTTTCAGGCATGTGAACGTTTGTAACTTTGTAACCATCATCATGGGATCCTGTGATGTCATAAAGATAACCATCAAGATCCGTTTCTTTGACAGTATACTCAATGCGTTCATGTTGACCACCTGGCCTGTAAAGGTAAAGGTCATCAAAGGATGCAGTCCAATTGTTTTCTTCTGACAAGATCCGTGTTTGGTCGGTAGGTTGACCATCTTTATAGAGGGTAATCTCAACAGCTTCACGCAGTGCATCATAATCATCATCATCGTCCCATACTTTTGAAACAACCACCTGTGTTTTGTCAGGGGTATGGGTATTTGTGACATTAAACTGGTCACTTGAAGTTTTTGTGACATCATTGGTATATCCTGTAACACTGGTTTCCACAACAGTGTATACAACCGGTTGCATTTGACCACCGGGTTCATAAAGGTAAAGGTGATCAAAGGATGCAGTCCAATTATTTTCTTCTGACAAGATCCGTGTTTGGTCGGTAGGTTGACCATCTTTATAGAGGGTAATCTCAACAGCTTCACGCAAGGCATCATAATTATCATCATCAACCCATGTCTTTGTGACGCTGATGGTGGTTTCTTCAGGTTTGTGTGTGTTTGTGACTACAAATCCATCATGTTGAGTGCCGGTGATGGTTGAATCATAGCCATCAAGCGACACTTCTTCAAGGGTATATACAACTTCAACACCTACAGATCCGGGTTTAAATTTATCCAGATTCTCAAATGAGCCCATCCAATGGGTGTCGTTTGTTAAGGTGATGGTTTTCCCCTTGAAGACACCATCTTCAAGAAGACGTATGACTACATCATCTCGAAGTGCATCATAGTCATCATCATCAACCCAGACTTTTGTGACATCAACCTGTGTGCTTTGTGGGGTGTGCGTGTTGGTGATGGTCATCGTAAGGGTCTGGTCATCTTGAGTCACAACTGCGATGTATTCATGAACCTCAGATTCACCAACGGTATAAACAAATGGGTTTGTTTCAGGACCATAAGGAAGCCCTGTAAAGCTAAAGGTCCAGTTTCCTGAGTCGTCAGGTGTTACGGTTTTTGTTTCGAGTGGAAGTGAAACAATCTCATCATTTTCAAGGGATTGGACATACAGTGTGACTTCAATGGATTCAGGGCGAAGGCCATCGCGATTGTTGTCATCATCCCACACTTTTGTCCCATCGACTTGGACTTGATGGGTGTATGTGTTGGTCAATTCAAAGCCATCCATCGTTCCACTCAAGGAATCACTGTATCCAGTTGGTGTGCTTTCTTTGAGTGTATAGGAGATAAGTTCGCCCGCCTTATCGTATTTTGGAAGGGATGTAAAGGTGCCACTCCACAAAGGTGCACTCAGAACAAGGGTTCCTAATACTTGATTGGTTTTGGTATTTACTGCATTCACACTCACTGTTGATGGGCGTGTGCTCAATTTGTTCGCGTAGTCTATCCAAGCTTTTGTTACGGGAATACTGATGGTTGGGGAATCATAGGTATTGGTCAGTGTAAGCCCATTTGTAGTGGTGGTATAACCATTTGGTGTCCAAAGATTCCCATCTGCATCCACTTCTTTCACAAAGAATGTATACGCTTCAACATTCTCATCGTAAAGTAGAATATTGGTCCAAGTTACCGTTTCAACACCACTCACGAGTTTTTTAACAGCTTCATTAGGGACTTTTTCAGTCACATTGTTTGAGTCAGTACGCCACAGTTGTAACCAGATGGTTGGATTGTTTGGTGCCGTTGGTGCATTTAGGTTGTTCCAACGTTTTGTGGCATTGACACTGCCAACAAGGCGATCATTGGTAATCACCAATTGACCGTTGACACTGGTGAGTGCAGGGTTGTTTGACATCCACGTTGCATCATTTAAAATGATTTGTGTTGCACCATTTGCGTCCCGTTCAATGATAAGTTTAAGATCAAGATTGGATGGAAGGGATACATACCCGGTTGGTGTCTTGATTTCTTTGATAAGATAACGCCCAGCACGTACGTTGGTTGTGATTAGCCCGTTTTCATCCGTAATCAGTGATGCATAGGTGTTGGTTACGGTGTTGTTTACACCGTTCACGCGTTGGAGTGTAAATTCCACATTCGCAATCGGTTTATTGCTTAAGCTGTCATTTTTTTGAATGCTGAGGGGTACCTTAGACCCATCGCTTGCCGTTCCAATATACCATTTTTCTGTGCGTACTTCTTTACGGACAGTTTCAGTCCATGAGTAGTTGGAATAACCACGAATTCCTGCATTGTTGACTACTGTGATAATGCCTTTCACACTGACATCAAGTTCAGTTTGGTAGGTCAATTTATACGTGTTATTGATTTGGTTTTTGCTTTCAGTATAGGTTGTTCCCCCAACATCAAGTGTGAAGTCTTTGAAGGTTAGGGTGAATGACTTGAGGGGTGCATCGCTATAGGTAATGACATAATTGTCTGGGGAAACTTCAACAGCTTCACCCGTTGGTGTAACCAACCAAACAACAAGGGATTCTTTAATAAAGTGGTGAAGACTGGTTGTGTTATCATTTCCAAGTTGATCAAAGATTGTCCCGTCTTTAATTGGTTGACGATCTGGATTAAGGGTAACATTCCAATCAATGATATCGGTTTGTTCATTTTGAACACCCGATTTTGAAGGATTGTTGTTTTGGTTATTTTGGTAATATTTTATGGTTGCAAAATCACGCGCGATGATTTTGTTTTCTTCATCGAGATTGTCAGTAATGATCGCAAGGTTAAAATATCCCTCTTGAGATTCATAACCCTGAAATTTACGGTATGGATATTCAATGATTTCACTGCGGTAAGTCACTCTGTATTGGTAAGGCCCATCGGGAAGATCAACACTGAACGTTTGGTCGGAGGTGCTGAGTGTGAGTGAGTTGGTAATGTTAACATAACCCGAACTGGTTAAGCGTTCAATCACAATCGTATTGGCTAAGATTTTTTGGTCAGTGTTTGCAGTATCGCTATAAACAGGATTCACCAGGTTCATCAAGCCTGAATTCACAACAACTTGCCACTCTATTTCACGTGCTAAGACAAGGGAGTCTTTATTGAGAATTTGAATTGCATTCTTGTCAATTTGAAGGGTGCGCTTACTGACGGTATTGGTTGTTTGACTTGGTGTTGGGTGTCCAGTATATGCGTATGTCAACTTATTGATTGTGTCGACAAGTTCATCTTTAGGAGCAAGCTTTGTAGTGTATTTAATCCGATACACAACGGGGTTTGTTTTAGGGATTGTAAGGACAAATCCAGGACCACTATACCCACTATCAGATGTGTCGTGATTGGATATTGTGTACAATGAAGTGGGTACCAGCGTTTCAACTTGACCGTTTACTTCATAAAGTTGGACGGGTGGGACAATTGTTGAAGTGAGGGGTTGCATCGTGTCTGTAAACACCAGGTTTTTGATCACATTTTTTTGTGAGTTAAAGGTGATTGTCCAATCAATGTAGCGATTGGTCCCTTCAGTTCGAACATTGGATGTTTTCGTTGCGGTAAGTTCACGAGGGTTTAAGGTTTTTGAGGTACTTTCAGTAGCACCATGCCACGTTAAGGACACAGTATTATTGGTTGTGACATTATCAACCGGTGCACTTGTGATGTACACGATGGTATATTCTGTAGCCAGTGTATCGTGTGTAAAACTGAGTACGAACACTTTGCTGTTTAGATTCCAATTGAGGGTATAGTCAACACCTTCAACCAATTCAATTTCAACATTTGCACTGTTTCGATAGGATATCTTAAGATGTTTGGTTGTGCTGTAGTTGATGAATGAAAGGTTGGCGTTAATGGTATCCGTTAACACTGCATTTTTTAAAATAAGACGGCTTGAATTGAATTTCACAGTCCATTCGATATATTGGTCCCCTTGAGCAATGGTTTCATCGTATAAGAAACGACCATCTTTCGAAATCCCAGCTTTTGGACCTGTAATGGTTGCTTCTAGGATTCCCGTTTCCCCAGAAGGTGTGCCCGTTCCATTTCCACTGTCTCCATCTGGTGCATAGAAGAAGATCTTCGCATCATTCGCAACCTGTGGCTGTTGGATTCCAAGGTCAGTATAGGTGGTTCTATATTTTAAAACATAGGTTGCTGCACCGGCATTATTCAGGGTCAGTTTAAAACCATGTTGTCCATTAAGGGCATCATTTGATGTATGCACATAGTTTGTATCGATGGTATATTGGTTAGAATTGAGGGTGACATTATTGCGTGTCAAAACAAACGATCCATCGACAAGGTTGAAGTAATTGGAATTATAAAGATCGACAAGGCTGATGGTTCCAACATTAATTTTTTGTGGATTAATGGTGATGGTCCATGCAATGTAAGGAATGCCATTTTCAATCTTTTGATTCGCAACTTTAGTACCCGTAGGAATCGTGTTCACATTTACACTACCACTTGCGCCTTCAGTTAGTGGGTTTTCATCATCGACTGTGTTGATGACTTTGCCTTCATAGCCCAGTGGAACACTGGATTCAAAGGTAATATCATAGGCTTTGCCATTTGAGTTCTGAATGGTTAGGGTAGACTCTGTTGGGTTGGTTTCGCTCACTGAAAGTGTATAATCAGTCACAACAGTTCTTGTGATGACGTTTCCAAGGCTGTTGAACGTAAGTTCTTCAATCCGTAGGGTACTTGGATTAACACTGCCATGACTTAAAATATCGTGTAATATGACATTACCCAGTGCATCCTCATCATAGTTGTAGTGAATGGTCCATACGATGGTATCGTAGATTGTATTGCCTGACCCATCTTTTTTTAGGGCTCCGGTTTTTGTGATTGTTGGATTGATGCTTCCCCAATTCACATGAATTGGATCAGCGTCAAGTGTTTCTTTTGATGTGGTTGTGCTCTCAACCGTTGCGCTGTTGTTAAGGGTTGAACTTGTTCCACGATCTCCTTGATCAAGTTTTGTGGTGTATTCAATTAGGTAGATATCTTCAATATCACCCAATGCCAAAACAAACCCATGAGCATTGAGGGTAATGAGATCTGAGGCATCGATGATGGTTTTAGTTTTATCACCATTTAAATTCTTTTTAATTTGAGTGATCACGATGTCATCAATGGATTCAATGGTTTGTCCATTTGATAAGGTATCGGTTACCACGACATCCTTAAGGGATTGCTTATCGGTATTAATCAGAATCGACCAATTTGCATGGGTAGGTCTTACAGTGGTTGGAATAAAGGTATCCCCACTATAAACACCTGTTTCACCCGTTTTGGTATCGACGTTTTCTAAGTCTTCAGAGAAATCGAGGGTGATGGTATAAGGTGCATCTTCTGAAAATGGAATGTTAATCTCTACTGTTTCTTCTTCGTTGACATAAGATTTATCAAAGGAGAAATCAATGTACAGTTCTGCGTAGCGTTCTGAGTAGTTGTTGATGTTATCGTTGAACGTCAAGGTTACCATACCATCTTCACTCAAGGTGAAGCTTCCAACAACAACTAAGGTGCCATCATCGTTAATCATAATATCCTTTGTAGCATAACTGTTTGGCACTAAGCCATCTGGGATTTTGAATTGGAATGTTGCATCCGTCGGAATGTTATCAGTCTCGAAAGGGTAATCATCCGATCGATGTTCTAAATCGAAGTGATAAATCATGGATACAGTTGCATTCTCGATTGAATCATAGTCAAGATGGAGGGTGTCGTTGTCGGATAACTCGTAGTCATGACCATCGACACTGACACTCACTGATGACAAGGCTCGATCAAGCCATAGCTCACGGGGGTCCCATATTCCAGATTGTAGCGAGGATATTTCAGCTTCTGCATAGATTGTGCTGAATCCCAAAAATATAACAACTAAACAAATCAGAATATGCTTTATTCGTTGTACCACAAAAATCACTCCTTCTTTTTTATGTAAAATGCACATATTATTTTCCTGCACAAGAAAATATATTGAATTCATTTTACGAATAAGAAAGAATTTTACATATCAATATCACGCATCTTTACTTAAATCATGACGGATTGCATGAAAAATGGGCATGGTTCAAGACTTTATTTGATTCCAAATTGTATAATGTCATGTTAAGTTCGACATAATTTCCATTAAAAAATCATAGTTATTATTTATTGCTTGACTTAGAGTTCACTTCAACAGATATAATGGGGGAGTATTTAAAAAGGAGCGAAGCACAATGATACTAGAAACAATACAGAGTCCTCAAGATTTAAAAGCTTTATCTCACAGTGATCTTCATACGCTTGTAGATGAAGCACGTGAAGCACTCATTCAAAAAATCAGCCACCATGGTGGACACAGTGGTCCCAACTTAGGTGTTGTGGAAATGACGGTTGCACTGCATCGTGTGTTTGATTCACCAACGGATAAACTCATTTTTGATGTATCGCATCAAACATATGTTCATAAAATGTTGACAGGAAGGGCCTATAGTTTTTTGGATGTCTCACAGTATGATGCAGTGAGTGGCTATACCAATCCGTGTGAAAGTGAGCATGATCTGTTTACTGTGGGTCATACTTCAACATCCTTGTCACTTGCAAATGGGGTTGCGAAAGCACGGGATCTTAAAGGGGAGACCTACAATGTTATTGCACTGATTGGTGATGGTTCCTTATCAGGTGGGTTAGCTTATGAAGGGTTAAACAATATTGTAGAGCTTGGTAGTAATACGATTGTCATCGTGAATGACAACGATCAATCCATTGCCGAAAACCATGGTGGGATCTATCAAAACTTAAGGGCTTTACGACAGTCAAAAGGCCGTGCACCGAATAATTTCTTCAAAGCAATGGGTTTTGAGTATCACTATCTTGATAATGGCAATGATTTAGATGCACTGTTGTCCCTGTTTGAATCACTGAAAGACTGTGATCATCCAGTTTTATGTCACATTCATACCCTTAAAGGAAAAGGGCTTGATTTCGCAGAAAAAAACCGCGAGTCATACCATGCAGGCGGTCCATTTGATCGTGAAACAGGCGCATATGTAACACTTGGTCAACCTCAAGAAACGTATCAATCACTGATTACTCAGGCACTGATGGCAAAAATGGCCCATGATCCAGAAGTGGTGGTTGTGAATGCAGGGACCCCTTCCATACTCTTCAATAAAACCCAACGCGAACAGATTGGGAAACAGTTTGTGGATGTGGGGATTGCGGAAGGTCATGCAGCAACCATGGTGGCGGGGTTAGCTAAAAATGGGGTAAAACCCATTTGGGCGGTGTTCTCAACCTTCATGCAACGCAGTTATGACTCAATATCTCATGATATTGCCCTGAATAATCTTCCCGCCACCATCCTTGTATTTGGTGCATCCATCAATGGGATGAAAGACCAAAGTCATTTGGGTATTTTTGATATCCCATTCTTAGCTTCAATTCCAAACCTAATCTACCTTGCCCCAACAAACAAGGAAGAAACCTTCGCCATGCTTGAATGGTCGTGTGATCAAAACGACCATCCAGTTGCGATTCGTGTTCCTGTGGGCGAGGTTGTTGAAACAAACAAGCAAACAAACTTTGATATATGCCATCCCTATGATGTGATCGAAGGGGATACCGTAATGGTTATCGGGGTTGGAAATTTCTATGCGCTTGCTCAGGCGATTGTTAAAGGGCTTAAAGAAGATCACAAGATCAATGCAACACTGGTCAATCCAAAGGTTCTATCGGGTGTTCCACTTTCCTATCTCAATAACATCAGCCCATCACATCAAATTGTTGTGACGTTGGAAGATGGGGTATGTGATGGTGGATATGGTCAGCGCGTATCAAGTGCATTGGGGCACACTTCCATCAAGGTTTTCAACTATGGGCTGAGTGCAGCGTTTCACGATCGTTATGATGTGA
This DNA window, taken from Erysipelothrix larvae, encodes the following:
- a CDS encoding Cna B-type domain-containing protein, whose translation is MVQRIKHILICLVVIFLGFSTIYAEAEISSLQSGIWDPRELWLDRALSSVSVSVDGHDYELSDNDTLHLDYDSIENATVSMIYHFDLEHRSDDYPFETDNIPTDATFQFKIPDGLVPNSYATKDIMINDDGTLVVVGSFTLSEDGMVTLTFNDNINNYSERYAELYIDFSFDKSYVNEEETVEINIPFSEDAPYTITLDFSEDLENVDTKTGETGVYSGDTFIPTTVRPTHANWSILINTDKQSLKDVVVTDTLSNGQTIESIDDIVITQIKKNLNGDKTKTIIDASDLITLNAHGFVLALGDIEDIYLIEYTTKLDQGDRGTSSTLNNSATVESTTTSKETLDADPIHVNWGSINPTITKTGALKKDGSGNTIYDTIVWTIHYNYDEDALGNVILHDILSHGSVNPSTLRIEELTFNSLGNVITRTVVTDYTLSVSETNPTESTLTIQNSNGKAYDITFESSVPLGYEGKVINTVDDENPLTEGASGSVNVNTIPTGTKVANQKIENGIPYIAWTITINPQKINVGTISLVDLYNSNYFNLVDGSFVLTRNNVTLNSNQYTIDTNYVHTSNDALNGQHGFKLTLNNAGAATYVLKYRTTYTDLGIQQPQVANDAKIFFYAPDGDSGNGTGTPSGETGILEATITGPKAGISKDGRFLYDETIAQGDQYIEWTVKFNSSRLILKNAVLTDTINANLSFINYSTTKHLKISYRNSANVEIELVEGVDYTLNWNLNSKVFVLSFTHDTLATEYTIVYITSAPVDNVTTNNTVSLTWHGATESTSKTLNPRELTATKTSNVRTEGTNRYIDWTITFNSQKNVIKNLVFTDTMQPLTSTIVPPVQLYEVNGQVETLVPTSLYTISNHDTSDSGYSGPGFVLTIPKTNPVVYRIKYTTKLAPKDELVDTINKLTYAYTGHPTPSQTTNTVSKRTLQIDKNAIQILNKDSLVLAREIEWQVVVNSGLMNLVNPVYSDTANTDQKILANTIVIERLTSSGYVNITNSLTLSTSDQTFSVDLPDGPYQYRVTYRSEIIEYPYRKFQGYESQEGYFNLAIITDNLDEENKIIARDFATIKYYQNNQNNNPSKSGVQNEQTDIIDWNVTLNPDRQPIKDGTIFDQLGNDNTTSLHHFIKESLVVWLVTPTGEAVEVSPDNYVITYSDAPLKSFTLTFKDFTLDVGGTTYTESKNQINNTYKLTYQTELDVSVKGIITVVNNAGIRGYSNYSWTETVRKEVRTEKWYIGTASDGSKVPLSIQKNDSLSNKPIANVEFTLQRVNGVNNTVTNTYASLITDENGLITTNVRAGRYLIKEIKTPTGYVSLPSNLDLKLIIERDANGATQIILNDATWMSNNPALTSVNGQLVITNDRLVGSVNATKRWNNLNAPTAPNNPTIWLQLWRTDSNNVTEKVPNEAVKKLVSGVETVTWTNILLYDENVEAYTFFVKEVDADGNLWTPNGYTTTTNGLTLTNTYDSPTISIPVTKAWIDYANKLSTRPSTVSVNAVNTKTNQVLGTLVLSAPLWSGTFTSLPKYDKAGELISYTLKESTPTGYSDSLSGTMDGFELTNTYTHQVQVDGTKVWDDDNNRDGLRPESIEVTLYVQSLENDEIVSLPLETKTVTPDDSGNWTFSFTGLPYGPETNPFVYTVGESEVHEYIAVVTQDDQTLTMTITNTHTPQSTQVDVTKVWVDDDDYDALRDDVVIRLLEDGVFKGKTITLTNDTHWMGSFENLDKFKPGSVGVEVVYTLEEVSLDGYDSTITGTQHDGFVVTNTHKPEETTISVTKTWVDDDNYDALREAVEITLYKDGQPTDQTRILSEENNWTASFDHLYLYEPGGQMQPVVYTVVETSVTGYTNDVTKTSSDQFNVTNTHTPDKTQVVVSKVWDDDDDYDALREAVEITLYKDGQPTDQTRILSEENNWTASFDDLYLYRPGGQHERIEYTVKETDLDGYLYDITGSHDDGYKVTNVHMPEKTSVTVSKTWVDDDDYDALRHGVEVTLYADGEATGETRILSQETNWMASFDNLYLYRPGGNHEQILYTVNETEVEGYTSEITGSQETGYVITNTHTPLKTSVPVSKVWVDEDNRDALRHAVEVTLYADGEATHQTLIVSDENNWTVTFDDLYLYKPGGNQELISYTVEETQIEGYSAGITGSQEAGYVITNTHIPEKTQVSITKVWDDDANRDNLRTAVEITLLIDGKVSDQTVMLSQENNWTASFDDLYLYRPGGDHQRYQYTVIETPLEGYTSTITGSVDQGYVITNTHIPQT
- a CDS encoding 1-deoxy-D-xylulose-5-phosphate synthase, yielding MILETIQSPQDLKALSHSDLHTLVDEAREALIQKISHHGGHSGPNLGVVEMTVALHRVFDSPTDKLIFDVSHQTYVHKMLTGRAYSFLDVSQYDAVSGYTNPCESEHDLFTVGHTSTSLSLANGVAKARDLKGETYNVIALIGDGSLSGGLAYEGLNNIVELGSNTIVIVNDNDQSIAENHGGIYQNLRALRQSKGRAPNNFFKAMGFEYHYLDNGNDLDALLSLFESLKDCDHPVLCHIHTLKGKGLDFAEKNRESYHAGGPFDRETGAYVTLGQPQETYQSLITQALMAKMAHDPEVVVVNAGTPSILFNKTQREQIGKQFVDVGIAEGHAATMVAGLAKNGVKPIWAVFSTFMQRSYDSISHDIALNNLPATILVFGASINGMKDQSHLGIFDIPFLASIPNLIYLAPTNKEETFAMLEWSCDQNDHPVAIRVPVGEVVETNKQTNFDICHPYDVIEGDTVMVIGVGNFYALAQAIVKGLKEDHKINATLVNPKVLSGVPLSYLNNISPSHQIVVTLEDGVCDGGYGQRVSSALGHTSIKVFNYGLSAAFHDRYDVNTLLEDHGLSVSKISAKILDELKGSH